The following are from one region of the Silene latifolia isolate original U9 population chromosome 9, ASM4854445v1, whole genome shotgun sequence genome:
- the LOC141601763 gene encoding spermidine hydroxycinnamoyl transferase-like: protein MGVTIKSKHVVTPAEPTWNGILPLSELDQVGELGNSSVLYFYDRPHGVKWDDPSKNMIIETLKDSLSRALVPFYPLAGRLSWIEGNRLQLDCNAKGGELIEADSTKKLSEFGNFVDSSISMFQDLISHIDYTNTPIEELPLLSVQVTRFACGGICLGMQTSHVITDGRCAFHFYKEWARLAQGDQIESLKKVANHEMLSSRPYSRFEVLTAHAWRCMTRARALAADRISPLYFIADGRSRLNPPLPSSYFGNAVIPVIACSCAGELLSRPLSYACSKVREAVELLSSDYIKGTIESLSKVETLSDLQYMDDRGKMIGNSKSLPEQNMWVTTWLNVLPQGLDFGWGHEVYAGPPTGVCGYRNTMILPHYRNDAAIKLAIWLKRNDKPLKFFDF from the exons ATGGGAGTGACAATAAAATCTAAGCATGTGGTAACACCAGCTGAGCCAACATGGAACGGCATACTCCCGTTGTCTGAATTAGACCAAGTTGGGGAGTTGGGGAATTCATCAGTCTTATATTTTTATGATCGACCTCACGGCGTAAAATGGGATGATCCATCCAAGAACATGATCATCGAAACACTTAAAGACTCTTTAAGCCGAGCATTAGTCCCGTTCTACCCGTTGGCTGGGCGGTTAAGCTGGATCGAGGGCAACCGACTCCAACTTGATTGTAATGCCAAGGGCGGGGAACTAATTGAGGCAGATTCGACTAAAAAACTCAGTGAGTTTGGTAACTTTGTTGATAGTTCAATTTCAATGTTTCAAGACCTTATATCTCACATTGATTATACAAACACGCCAATAGAGGAGTTGCCGTTGCTGAGTGTACAAGTTACCCGCTTTGCTTGTGGTGGTATTTGCCTCGGGATGCAGACCTCACATGTCATTACGGATGGAAGGTGTGCGTTCCACTTTTACAAAGAATGGGCCCGTCTAGCTCAAG GAGATCAGATCGAGAGCCTAAAGAAGGTGGCTAATCATGAAATGCTTAGCAGCCGTCCATACAGTCGGTTTGAAGTTCTTACGGCTCATGCGTGGAGGTGTATGACCAGGGCTCGTGCGTTGGCCGCTGATAGAATTTCACCCTTGTATTTTATTGCTGACGGACGTAGTCGTTTGAATCCGCCCCTTCCATCTAG CTACTTTGGCAATGCCGTAATTCCGGTAATAGCATGTAGTTGTGCGGGCGAACTCCTTTCAAGGCCACTAAGCTACGCTTGCAGCAAAGTGAGGGAGGCTGTTGAACTCTTGAGTAGTGATTATATAAAAGGAACAATCGAGTCCCTAAGCAAAGTAGAAACTCTTAGCGATCTCCAATATATGGATGACCGAGGAAAGATGATAGGGAACTCAAAAAGTTTACCCGAACAAAATATGTGGGTCACTACTTGGCTCAACGTTCTTCCTCAAGGCCTCGACTTCGGTTGGGGACACGAAGTTTATGCAGGGCCACCCACAGGCGTTTGTGGCTATAGAAACACCATGATTTTACCCCATTATCGCAATGACGCTGCTATCAAACTTGCAATATGGTTGAAACGTAACGACAAGCCTTTGAAGTTTTTTGATTTCTGA